A genomic segment from Nitrosopumilus sp. K4 encodes:
- a CDS encoding twin-arginine translocase TatA/TatE family subunit gives MFGINIANFIAGQEWIFIIIIAVVFIFGAKKIPELAKTFGKAKGEFEKGKIEGEKELKDFKDKEAKSD, from the coding sequence ATGTTTGGAATTAACATTGCAAATTTCATCGCAGGGCAAGAATGGATATTTATCATAATTATTGCAGTAGTGTTCATTTTTGGTGCCAAAAAGATTCCAGAGCTAGCAAAGACATTTGGAAAAGCAAAAGGAGAGTTCGAGAAAGGAAAAATAGAAGGGGAAAAAGAGCTCAAAGACTTTAAGGATAAAGAAGCAAAATCAGATTAG
- the tatC gene encoding twin-arginine translocase subunit TatC has product MSEIQEINLHLDELRKRILRVVLVIGIVTVFLLTFHAETVEFNGIQLYYPTPEPLNNIAAQITNHMKANLVPEDVQLIQTAPGQAFFSQVYIAALVGIVVGMPMIIKEGVGFIKPALKENEVNVSRTISIPALGLFIAGCVFSYNLVIPYILEFLYRYGESAGLVTFLNVVDFVTFVLQFLLAFGLSFQLPLVMYAISASGMVDSDFWRKNIRYAIIAIVIFGAVITPDGSGVTMWFIGGPMIALYVAGMIIIERKERKKLNT; this is encoded by the coding sequence ATGTCAGAGATTCAAGAAATCAACTTACACCTTGATGAATTACGAAAGAGAATTTTACGAGTTGTTTTAGTAATCGGCATTGTTACAGTATTTCTTTTAACATTTCATGCCGAAACAGTTGAGTTTAATGGAATACAGCTGTATTATCCAACCCCTGAACCACTGAACAACATTGCAGCACAAATTACAAACCATATGAAAGCCAATTTAGTACCAGAAGATGTACAGTTAATTCAAACGGCGCCAGGACAAGCATTCTTTTCCCAAGTATACATTGCAGCACTTGTTGGGATTGTCGTAGGTATGCCAATGATCATAAAAGAAGGTGTAGGCTTTATCAAGCCAGCATTAAAAGAAAACGAAGTCAACGTTAGCAGAACAATATCAATTCCCGCATTAGGACTATTCATTGCAGGATGTGTATTTTCATATAATCTTGTAATTCCATACATTTTGGAATTTCTTTACAGGTATGGTGAATCTGCAGGACTGGTCACTTTTCTAAATGTCGTAGATTTTGTAACGTTTGTACTACAATTTCTGCTGGCATTTGGTTTGTCATTTCAGCTTCCACTTGTGATGTATGCCATTTCAGCATCAGGGATGGTAGATTCAGATTTTTGGAGAAAAAACATCAGGTACGCGATAATTGCAATTGTAATTTTTGGGGCAGTCATAACTCCTGACGGTAGCGGAGTTACAATGTGGTTTATCGGAGGTCCCATGATTGCACTGTATGTAGCAGGCATGATCATTATAGAGCGTAAAGAGCGCAAAAAGTTGAACACTTAA
- a CDS encoding polyketide cyclase encodes MPKFSFEKFLNSQQNKVFDIATDFKNYQTNFPNTFPSVRVLSTRNNVSVVEEHMMLGEKELVMMTKHVVNKPDTHDIFVIGGDAKGTHILETFEAFENGTKMKILVDFKLKGTMKISNLLNKKTIENDYSKIVDEFVRVVEI; translated from the coding sequence TTGCCAAAGTTTAGTTTTGAAAAGTTTCTAAATTCTCAACAAAACAAAGTCTTTGATATTGCAACTGATTTTAAGAATTATCAAACAAACTTTCCAAACACCTTTCCTTCTGTGAGGGTGTTATCTACAAGAAATAATGTATCTGTGGTTGAAGAACATATGATGCTTGGAGAAAAAGAACTTGTCATGATGACCAAGCATGTGGTTAACAAACCAGACACTCATGACATTTTTGTAATTGGTGGTGATGCAAAGGGAACTCATATTTTAGAAACCTTTGAGGCGTTTGAAAATGGCACAAAAATGAAGATTTTAGTTGATTTTAAACTAAAAGGAACTATGAAAATTTCAAACTTGCTGAATAAGAAAACAATTGAAAATGACTATTCTAAGATTGTAGATGAGTTTGTCAGAGTAGTGGAAATCTAA
- a CDS encoding amidophosphoribosyltransferase has product MPKVKENCGVIGIYSLSGTNVIPMAIDALRALQHRGQEAWGLAIPNKEPLKRLGLVTASSSEFKKIAEEYASPCVIGHVRYSTIGRSSLDNAQPLKVKDLCVAHNGTIANVQELSNLVGGCSFTPQNASDTLVAAQRLVNLISENGQMGKALSVLKNEMIGSYCFTFISDDHSVYAARDPKGFRPMVLGHKESDDTYIVASESSALSSTGAKLQRNVTPGELIRMSKDGIETEKFSDDNSRAHCSFEFTYFAHPSSNMEGTNIYVARKNIGKYLAKKFPLKDADLVIPVPDSARPAALGYAQELGVSFDEGLLKDRYSKKGPLRSFIEPHQTDRVEINRWIIPIKEIIQDKHVVVIDDSLVRGTSSKAIIKALRRAGARKISMVITYPPIKFPCYAGIDFPSQEELATYSDGKDLSDEELTDMVRKSIGADFLGYNDAENLATAVGIPKDSMCFTCSSGNYESLGITPEFKTREEMKGE; this is encoded by the coding sequence ATGCCTAAAGTCAAAGAAAATTGTGGTGTAATTGGAATCTACAGCTTGTCTGGGACAAATGTTATTCCTATGGCAATTGATGCACTTCGTGCATTGCAGCACCGAGGACAAGAAGCTTGGGGTCTTGCAATTCCAAACAAAGAACCGCTTAAACGTTTAGGATTAGTCACTGCCTCTTCGTCTGAATTCAAAAAAATTGCAGAAGAATATGCGTCTCCTTGTGTTATTGGACATGTTCGATATTCTACGATAGGACGTAGTTCATTAGACAATGCCCAGCCTCTCAAAGTCAAAGACTTGTGTGTTGCCCATAACGGCACCATCGCAAATGTTCAGGAATTATCTAATCTGGTTGGTGGATGTTCTTTTACTCCACAAAACGCAAGTGATACTTTGGTTGCAGCACAACGTTTGGTTAATCTGATTTCTGAGAATGGTCAGATGGGAAAGGCGCTATCTGTTCTAAAAAATGAAATGATAGGCTCATACTGCTTTACGTTTATCTCTGATGATCATTCTGTTTATGCTGCCCGTGATCCAAAAGGATTCAGGCCAATGGTTCTAGGACACAAAGAGTCTGATGATACATACATTGTTGCATCTGAATCATCTGCATTATCCTCTACTGGTGCAAAACTTCAGCGCAATGTAACTCCTGGAGAATTAATTAGAATGAGTAAAGATGGAATTGAAACAGAAAAATTTTCTGATGACAATTCTCGTGCCCACTGTTCATTTGAATTTACTTACTTTGCTCATCCCTCAAGTAACATGGAGGGAACTAACATCTATGTTGCAAGAAAAAACATTGGAAAATATCTTGCAAAGAAATTCCCACTAAAAGATGCTGATTTGGTAATCCCGGTTCCAGATTCTGCACGTCCTGCCGCATTAGGTTATGCACAGGAGCTTGGTGTTTCATTTGATGAAGGATTGCTAAAGGATCGTTATAGTAAGAAAGGGCCACTGCGAAGTTTTATTGAACCTCATCAAACTGATAGGGTTGAAATTAACCGCTGGATTATCCCTATTAAAGAAATCATTCAAGACAAACATGTTGTTGTAATTGATGACAGTCTAGTACGGGGCACGAGCTCAAAAGCTATTATCAAGGCATTAAGACGAGCAGGTGCAAGAAAAATCAGCATGGTGATTACCTACCCTCCGATAAAGTTTCCTTGCTATGCTGGTATTGACTTTCCCTCTCAGGAAGAACTTGCAACATATTCGGATGGAAAGGATCTTTCTGATGAAGAACTTACAGACATGGTTAGAAAAAGCATTGGAGCTGACTTTTTGGGATATAATGACGCTGAAAACCTTGCAACTGCGGTTGGAATTCCTAAAGACTCTATGTGCTTTACATGCTCTTCAGGAAATTATGAATCACTTGGAATTACTCCTGAATTTAAGACCCGTGAAGAAATGAAAGGTGAATGA
- the purC gene encoding phosphoribosylaminoimidazolesuccinocarboxamide synthase has product MKFLTSGKVKDLYDVDENTLLFKFSDRVSAYDVKFKEDIPKKGEVLCKFAEFWFDELSVPNHFVKRQSDTEIIVKKMKMLPIECVVRGYFYGSLVSRWKKGEVKVSEGTDARLAAKLPEPLFDPTTKSEHDIPINKEKALQMKLVTEEQYSWLERTSIGIYKQMSAVADKAGFILADLKLEFGILDGKITLGDSIGPDEYRLWPKDAYEIGKTQEAYDKQILRDWLTENGYQKQFDDARDAGKEPVPPSIPPEIIQKMTKRYVTAFENLTGHSL; this is encoded by the coding sequence TTGAAATTTCTCACCTCAGGCAAAGTAAAGGATCTGTATGATGTAGATGAAAACACACTTCTCTTCAAATTCTCTGATAGGGTTTCTGCATATGATGTGAAATTCAAAGAAGACATCCCAAAAAAAGGCGAGGTTTTGTGTAAATTTGCTGAGTTTTGGTTCGATGAACTGTCTGTTCCAAATCACTTTGTGAAAAGGCAATCAGATACTGAAATTATTGTAAAGAAAATGAAGATGCTTCCAATCGAATGTGTGGTTAGAGGCTATTTTTATGGAAGTCTTGTTAGCAGATGGAAAAAAGGCGAAGTCAAAGTTTCAGAAGGCACTGATGCTAGACTTGCAGCCAAACTTCCAGAGCCTCTTTTTGATCCTACTACAAAGTCAGAACATGACATTCCAATTAACAAAGAAAAAGCTCTACAAATGAAACTTGTCACTGAAGAACAATACTCTTGGCTGGAAAGAACATCTATTGGTATTTACAAACAAATGTCTGCAGTTGCAGATAAGGCCGGATTCATTCTTGCTGATTTGAAATTAGAGTTTGGCATTTTAGATGGTAAAATCACATTGGGTGACTCTATTGGCCCTGATGAGTATAGATTATGGCCAAAGGATGCGTATGAGATTGGCAAAACCCAAGAAGCATACGATAAGCAAATTCTACGTGACTGGTTAACTGAAAACGGTTATCAAAAACAATTTGATGATGCAAGAGATGCAGGAAAAGAACCTGTCCCGCCCTCTATTCCGCCTGAAATAATTCAAAAGATGACAAAACGATATGTCACTGCATTTGAAAATCTAACCGGCCATTCTCTATGA
- a CDS encoding formate--phosphoribosylaminoimidazolecarboxamide ligase family protein, with translation MIKHSEIKKIVGNYTDVRIGVLGSHSALEVMDGAKEENFQTAVFCQKGREGPYQRFGRIADEIVVLNKFKDLASAKVQKQLRDSDTIVVPHRSLTVYLGYKALENSFKVPIFGNRKLFQAEERTAKRNQYYLLEKARIKYPKLFKDPKSINKPCIVKVQEKNRPLERAFFTVSSYKDYKEKAEAKIKQGLIARKDLEKASIEELAIGTYMNFNFFHTPISDHVDFIGIERRLQTNVHDYNALPARQQLDIDIDLQNIEVGHTPASIRESLLEKVFKMGDKFVAAVKKEYAPGIIGPFSLQSVITKDLELVVYDVSLRVPGNPIVATTSPYTKYQYGQTFGVGRRIAMEIRRAEEEGRLDEIVT, from the coding sequence GTGATAAAACATTCTGAAATCAAAAAAATTGTTGGCAATTACACTGATGTGCGCATAGGTGTTCTAGGAAGCCACTCAGCACTTGAAGTGATGGACGGTGCAAAAGAAGAAAACTTTCAGACTGCAGTGTTTTGTCAGAAAGGTAGAGAAGGTCCATATCAGAGATTTGGAAGAATCGCTGATGAAATTGTAGTATTAAACAAATTCAAAGACCTGGCATCGGCCAAAGTACAAAAACAACTCCGAGATTCAGATACGATTGTTGTTCCACACAGATCACTTACAGTCTATCTAGGATACAAGGCACTTGAGAATTCATTTAAGGTTCCAATATTTGGCAATAGAAAACTTTTCCAAGCCGAAGAAAGAACTGCAAAGCGTAATCAATATTATCTTCTTGAAAAAGCCAGAATAAAATATCCAAAATTATTCAAAGATCCAAAAAGTATCAATAAACCATGCATTGTTAAAGTTCAAGAAAAAAATAGGCCATTAGAGAGGGCATTTTTCACAGTTTCATCATACAAAGACTATAAAGAAAAAGCAGAAGCTAAAATCAAACAAGGCCTCATTGCCAGAAAAGACCTTGAAAAAGCAAGCATAGAAGAACTTGCAATTGGAACATACATGAATTTCAACTTCTTTCACACTCCAATTTCAGATCATGTGGATTTCATAGGAATAGAAAGAAGATTACAAACCAATGTTCATGATTACAATGCGCTTCCAGCAAGACAGCAATTAGATATTGATATTGACTTGCAAAATATCGAGGTAGGACACACTCCTGCAAGCATCAGAGAATCTCTTTTGGAAAAAGTCTTCAAAATGGGCGACAAGTTCGTTGCAGCTGTTAAAAAAGAATATGCACCTGGAATCATAGGTCCATTTTCACTTCAAAGCGTAATCACAAAAGATTTAGAATTAGTAGTGTATGATGTCTCTTTAAGGGTTCCAGGAAACCCAATTGTTGCCACCACTAGCCCATATACAAAATACCAGTATGGTCAAACATTTGGAGTGGGAAGAAGAATAGCCATGGAGATTAGACGTGCAGAAGAAGAAGGCAGACTAGACGAAATCGTCACTTGA
- the purL gene encoding phosphoribosylformylglycinamidine synthase subunit PurL, whose protein sequence is MSLEPQELEELTSKIGRKPTSTEVQIVAAEWSEHCSYKSSKKHLKMLPMKGPLVISEKGYDSGVLDVGDGYVVTAHIESHNHPSAVEPYGGAATGVGGVIRDILSAGTRPIAIFDGLRFGDIEKDQQARWLFKNAVTGIADYGNCLGIPTIGGEVEFDKCYTNYALVDVASVGFGKKENLIKNHAKKGDLVVLLGGSTGRDGIGGSQFASDSLESEDRSAVQIPDPFIEKLIIEAILEARNQNLINAMKDLGGGGLSCAVSETADALEIGIEMDVERVHTRESGMHQDEIMVSESQERMLIITNKAKLKKLEDICKKFRIACSVIGHVTSDNMMHVKKGKKTCANLPTDVVANATLLSRPSKKPAYLDTIQNEKKLKPISDYSKTMMKFLASPNIASKIWVYGQYDHEVGIRTVVKPGNDASVLRLDNGKFLSVKIDGNPKHCYIDPREGAIGCFEEACRNVVCTGAKPIGMLDHLQFGNPEDPEIFWTFLESLKGLTDFAKYFKIPCVGGKVSLYNETPVGPIKPTPLIGVLGLIDKKPQMPQQITKDDVLLIIGNTKDEMGGSEYFEYIHKFIGGKCPVVDFAESKKNMTAVLDVIKKNLAKNIHDCSKGGIAVAVSELSMTNQIGCTVSLQKVPGTKLSEDRLLFSESHSRYLLVVKKDNVKKVEETLKKNKVSYSKIGKFGGDQISFVNGSKKIIDLRVDKARKVWLRSLEELVLHA, encoded by the coding sequence TTGAGCTTAGAGCCACAAGAACTAGAAGAACTAACCTCCAAGATTGGAAGAAAACCAACGTCCACTGAAGTGCAAATTGTTGCAGCAGAGTGGTCTGAGCATTGTTCTTACAAATCTTCAAAGAAGCATCTCAAAATGCTTCCAATGAAAGGCCCGTTGGTAATTTCTGAAAAAGGATATGATTCTGGAGTCTTAGATGTTGGTGATGGTTATGTTGTTACTGCACACATTGAAAGCCATAACCATCCATCTGCAGTTGAACCTTATGGCGGTGCCGCAACAGGAGTTGGCGGTGTCATCCGTGATATTTTATCAGCTGGAACTAGACCGATTGCAATTTTTGATGGATTGAGATTTGGTGATATTGAAAAAGACCAACAAGCAAGATGGTTATTCAAAAATGCCGTTACTGGAATTGCAGACTATGGGAATTGTTTAGGTATTCCTACAATTGGGGGAGAAGTTGAGTTTGACAAATGCTACACAAACTATGCCTTGGTAGATGTTGCATCTGTTGGATTTGGAAAAAAAGAAAATTTGATTAAAAATCATGCAAAGAAAGGAGACCTAGTAGTGTTGCTTGGGGGCTCTACTGGCAGAGATGGTATAGGTGGTTCTCAATTTGCATCTGATTCTTTAGAGTCTGAAGACCGCTCTGCTGTCCAAATCCCTGACCCATTTATTGAAAAACTAATCATCGAGGCAATTTTAGAAGCAAGAAATCAAAACCTCATCAACGCAATGAAAGATCTTGGCGGTGGAGGCCTGTCTTGTGCTGTATCTGAAACAGCCGATGCTCTTGAAATTGGAATCGAGATGGATGTTGAACGAGTTCACACCAGGGAATCTGGAATGCACCAAGATGAAATCATGGTTTCTGAATCTCAAGAAAGAATGTTGATTATTACAAACAAGGCAAAACTAAAAAAATTAGAAGACATCTGCAAAAAGTTTCGTATTGCCTGCTCTGTAATAGGCCACGTTACATCTGATAACATGATGCATGTGAAGAAAGGCAAAAAAACATGTGCAAATCTTCCTACCGATGTTGTTGCAAATGCAACACTGTTGAGCAGACCTTCCAAAAAACCTGCATATCTTGATACTATTCAAAACGAAAAGAAACTCAAACCAATATCTGATTACTCCAAAACGATGATGAAGTTCTTGGCATCTCCTAACATTGCCAGTAAAATTTGGGTGTATGGACAATATGATCATGAAGTGGGGATTAGAACTGTAGTTAAACCTGGCAATGATGCCTCTGTACTAAGATTAGATAATGGCAAATTTCTTTCTGTAAAAATTGATGGTAACCCTAAACATTGCTACATTGACCCAAGAGAAGGTGCAATTGGATGTTTTGAGGAGGCTTGCAGAAATGTTGTGTGCACTGGAGCAAAACCAATTGGTATGCTGGACCATCTTCAATTTGGAAATCCCGAAGACCCTGAAATCTTTTGGACCTTTTTAGAATCTCTTAAGGGTTTGACTGACTTTGCAAAGTACTTCAAAATACCTTGTGTTGGTGGAAAAGTTAGTTTGTACAACGAAACTCCTGTTGGCCCGATTAAACCCACACCTTTGATAGGAGTACTTGGATTGATTGATAAAAAACCTCAGATGCCTCAGCAAATTACCAAAGATGATGTTTTGCTAATCATTGGCAATACCAAAGATGAGATGGGAGGCTCTGAATACTTTGAATACATCCACAAGTTTATTGGAGGAAAATGCCCTGTCGTTGATTTTGCCGAATCCAAAAAAAACATGACTGCTGTTCTTGATGTCATCAAAAAAAATCTTGCAAAAAATATCCATGACTGCTCAAAGGGAGGCATTGCTGTTGCAGTATCTGAATTATCCATGACCAATCAAATCGGATGTACTGTTTCATTACAAAAGGTACCTGGCACAAAATTATCTGAAGATAGACTGTTGTTTTCTGAAAGCCATTCCAGATATCTTTTGGTTGTCAAAAAAGATAATGTCAAAAAAGTTGAAGAAACTCTAAAGAAAAACAAGGTGTCCTACAGTAAAATAGGAAAATTTGGTGGCGATCAAATCAGCTTTGTAAATGGCTCAAAGAAGATCATTGATCTAAGAGTTGATAAGGCACGTAAAGTCTGGTTAAGATCGTTAGAGGAGTTGGTTTTACATGCCTAA
- a CDS encoding winged helix-turn-helix domain-containing protein, with amino-acid sequence MSTLLEKQIKVNRIVTTSIEHARAIEDPARAKIIEILYKKSLSADQISNELKKIGYKKALTTVRHHLDILKESGLIEIAKIEESRGAITKYYSTSTKLLGYDAPEDFDSKYSKVIDNTSAKIEKILKSLTPKTTKSKKSKGQNHEDYSQYLVLEIMNRAMTNVLENSGKK; translated from the coding sequence ATGTCTACGTTACTGGAAAAACAGATTAAAGTAAATCGTATTGTTACGACAAGCATTGAACATGCTCGTGCAATTGAAGACCCTGCACGTGCAAAAATTATTGAAATCCTGTACAAAAAATCATTGTCAGCTGATCAAATTTCAAATGAGCTAAAAAAGATAGGGTACAAAAAAGCTCTGACTACAGTCCGTCATCATTTGGATATTCTAAAAGAATCAGGTCTGATTGAAATTGCAAAAATTGAAGAATCTCGTGGTGCAATCACAAAGTACTATAGCACTTCAACAAAACTGCTCGGATATGATGCACCTGAGGATTTTGATTCAAAATACTCAAAGGTCATTGATAACACGTCTGCCAAAATTGAAAAAATTCTAAAAAGCCTTACTCCAAAAACTACCAAATCAAAAAAGAGCAAAGGACAAAACCATGAAGATTATTCTCAGTATCTGGTATTGGAGATTATGAATCGTGCAATGACAAATGTACTTGAAAATTCGGGCAAAAAATAA
- a CDS encoding UbiX family flavin prenyltransferase has protein sequence MRLIIGITGSTGVLYGIRMLEVLKKLGIETHLVMSEWAEKCIGMETDYDLDSVKSLATSVSDEKNMASSISSGTHKIDGMVVAPCSMKTLSAIANGYDDTLVARAAGVTIKESRKLILMVRETPLSAIHLENMLKLSRLGVVILPPVTEFYTKPKTIDDIVNHGVGKCLDQFDLEHNLYPRWGSS, from the coding sequence ATGCGACTAATCATTGGAATTACTGGAAGCACTGGTGTCTTATACGGAATACGAATGCTTGAGGTCTTAAAGAAACTTGGCATTGAAACGCATCTTGTGATGTCTGAATGGGCAGAAAAATGCATTGGGATGGAAACTGACTATGATCTTGACAGTGTGAAATCTCTTGCAACAAGCGTCTCTGATGAAAAAAATATGGCATCTAGTATTTCAAGTGGAACTCATAAAATTGATGGTATGGTTGTTGCTCCCTGTAGCATGAAGACTCTTTCAGCAATTGCCAATGGTTATGATGACACTCTAGTTGCCAGAGCAGCTGGCGTCACAATAAAAGAATCAAGAAAATTAATTTTGATGGTGCGTGAAACTCCTCTGTCTGCGATTCATCTTGAAAATATGTTGAAACTTTCTAGACTTGGTGTGGTGATATTGCCTCCTGTTACAGAGTTTTACACAAAACCAAAAACCATTGACGATATAGTAAACCATGGAGTGGGAAAATGTCTTGATCAGTTTGATTTGGAGCACAATTTATACCCGCGATGGGGTTCTTCCTAA
- a CDS encoding cyclic nucleotide-binding/CBS domain-containing protein, producing MGHVRDIMEKNVITIEHNKNALDASKMLKEKEISFLVIVKEGLPTGIVSERDIVRKIAAEDKRASEILLESIMSKNFRWVKPEDTIEDAVQKMLNNNIRRLLVLENENLAGVITQTDLTSFLRSKLLINGTIKNIETED from the coding sequence ATGGGGCATGTACGTGACATTATGGAGAAAAATGTCATTACAATAGAGCACAACAAAAATGCACTTGATGCCTCAAAGATGCTAAAAGAAAAAGAGATCAGTTTTCTAGTAATTGTAAAAGAGGGGTTGCCAACAGGAATTGTTTCAGAAAGAGACATTGTAAGGAAGATAGCAGCAGAAGACAAGAGAGCATCAGAGATTTTGCTAGAGAGCATAATGTCAAAGAATTTCAGATGGGTAAAGCCAGAGGATACAATTGAAGATGCAGTCCAGAAGATGTTAAACAACAACATAAGAAGACTGCTTGTTTTAGAAAATGAAAACTTGGCCGGAGTAATCACTCAGACGGATCTTACCAGTTTTCTTCGAAGTAAGTTGTTAATCAACGGAACAATAAAGAACATAGAAACTGAGGACTAG
- a CDS encoding DUF427 domain-containing protein: MKAIWNDVVIAESDDTVVVEGNHYFPIDSIKPEYFKKTDLTTFCGWKGMANYYSVTVNGKTNKDCAWYYTEPNDAAKKIKGMVAFWNGVQVK; the protein is encoded by the coding sequence ATGAAGGCAATATGGAATGATGTTGTGATTGCAGAAAGTGATGACACTGTAGTAGTTGAAGGAAATCATTATTTTCCAATTGATTCGATAAAACCTGAGTATTTTAAAAAAACTGATTTGACAACATTTTGTGGTTGGAAGGGCATGGCAAATTATTATTCAGTTACAGTTAATGGCAAAACAAACAAGGACTGTGCATGGTATTATACCGAACCAAATGATGCTGCCAAGAAAATCAAAGGAATGGTTGCGTTCTGGAATGGCGTACAGGTGAAGTAA
- the purQ gene encoding phosphoribosylformylglycinamidine synthase subunit PurQ, translating into MKVGVIVFPGSNCDRDMYHVLTDVFHFDAQYFWHEKGLPKNIDAVILPGGFSYGDRLRAGVIAAHSPVIEDVKKLANKGIPILGVCNGFQILVEAGLLPGVLLKNTSLNFMCEWTNLVVENNKTPFTNQLKLGQKIPIPIANGEGRYYVDESTLEQLKKKNQIVFRYTDAVNGSSYNIAGVCNEDFNVVGMMPHPERAVESEINPIDNKPSSLIFKSLLSTIGVKN; encoded by the coding sequence GTGAAGGTTGGAGTCATTGTTTTTCCAGGCAGTAATTGTGATCGAGACATGTATCATGTCTTGACTGATGTATTTCATTTTGACGCACAATATTTTTGGCATGAAAAGGGACTTCCAAAAAATATTGATGCTGTGATTTTGCCTGGTGGTTTTTCTTATGGGGATAGACTTAGGGCAGGAGTGATTGCAGCCCATAGCCCTGTAATTGAAGATGTGAAAAAGTTGGCAAACAAGGGAATTCCTATCTTGGGTGTTTGCAACGGATTTCAAATTCTTGTCGAGGCTGGCCTCTTGCCTGGTGTTTTACTCAAAAATACCTCTCTTAATTTTATGTGTGAATGGACAAATTTGGTGGTGGAGAATAACAAAACCCCGTTTACCAATCAATTAAAACTTGGCCAAAAGATTCCTATCCCAATTGCAAACGGAGAGGGTAGATACTATGTCGATGAATCCACTTTGGAACAACTAAAGAAAAAAAATCAAATTGTTTTTAGATACACAGATGCAGTAAATGGTTCATCGTATAATATTGCAGGAGTTTGCAATGAAGACTTTAACGTAGTTGGGATGATGCCACATCCAGAACGTGCTGTAGAGTCTGAAATTAATCCTATTGACAATAAACCGTCTTCATTGATTTTCAAATCTCTTCTAAGTACAATTGGTGTGAAGAATTGA
- the purS gene encoding phosphoribosylformylglycinamidine synthase subunit PurS, which yields MTTYDVHVTIENKPGISDPEGDTILNDLVLKGTHSTISKIKTAKMLKFTIKEKDKKTAQKKIQDICDELRIYNPMVSKVTIDVFNV from the coding sequence ATGACTACATATGATGTACATGTGACAATAGAAAACAAACCTGGAATAAGTGATCCTGAAGGTGACACAATTCTAAATGATCTTGTCCTGAAAGGAACTCATTCAACAATATCAAAAATCAAAACCGCAAAAATGCTAAAATTTACAATTAAAGAAAAAGACAAAAAAACTGCACAGAAAAAAATTCAAGATATTTGTGATGAACTGCGAATTTACAATCCCATGGTAAGCAAAGTCACAATTGATGTTTTTAATGTCTAG
- a CDS encoding Lrp/AsnC ligand binding domain-containing protein codes for MNDLETAYVLVKSEIAHEMDVMNEILKVNNVKEAKGTFGVYDIFVKIEGNTSQEIEDTITKQIRKINHVLSTTTLSVIPEQDKK; via the coding sequence GTGAATGACTTGGAAACTGCTTATGTTTTAGTAAAAAGTGAAATCGCCCATGAAATGGATGTCATGAATGAGATTCTAAAAGTCAATAATGTTAAAGAGGCAAAGGGTACTTTTGGCGTATATGATATCTTTGTCAAAATTGAAGGAAATACCTCCCAAGAAATTGAAGATACTATAACAAAACAAATTAGAAAAATCAACCATGTTCTCTCAACTACAACTCTGTCTGTGATACCTGAACAAGACAAAAAATAG